The Candidatus Thermoplasmatota archaeon genome contains the following window.
GCTAAGATTAGCAATAATGATTGGGGCTTGAGCAGAAGTATAAGAGAACGTTAGGCTCTCGCTAAGTATAAGCTCTTCAAACAACTTGCCAAAGGTATGCGTAGCTTGCTCTAGAGCATTAGCAAAGGAAGATAATACTTCGAGCTTTGAAAAGTTCAGCTCCTCAAGTTCAGGTATCGCAACTAAAGGTCGCGCTAATGAAATATTGATTTTAGTAGCTAAGTTCTTAACCAATATTTTTCCTCCAGCGTAATTAGCGTTGAGAAGTACTTTCAGAGGGTATTCTTTGAAGAGCTCTAGCTCAAAGATTTCCCCGGCTCGTAAAAATTTAAGTTTCTCTAGTCTTAGAGCTATCGCACTCTCAAAAGTATTTACGAAAAGGTAGTTATCAGTCATTTTATAGAAATGTCCTTTACTCAATGCGCAGTGTAGCTCAACCTCAGAACCGAATTCAAAACTGACATTTTGATTCTCTCTTGTAAAATTACCTTCCTGCGCATTTTTTACATATCCTTCTAGATTATAATTTTGAGTTTTTGCTATAATAGCAAGTTCTACAGGCTCCTTGAAAATATAACTCAGCCCTTTAACGCTACCTTCAATTGCTAGTTCTGATGGAAGCTTAGAAATATCAACTAAAATTTCTATACCCTTGTAAATGCAAATAGCTTTGAATGCCTCGTCACCGGCGCTCCTTTTTAGTAAGAGAGTTATATTTCTACCGAGCGATAGCTTGAGCTCTGTAACATTTGTCAAGCCTGCTTGGATTGAAGTGTTGAGCGACCCAATATAATTACCTGACAGCAGTAATTGTTCTGCATTTACAGTATTATTCTCAACACTACCCTTTAGAAATGCAAATTCAAGTTTAGCTATAGGAGACTGAAGGTGAAACACGTTATCAGGAGCGTAGAATGTTTCTGAGATACTTCTTAAAGCCTTCCGCACTCTGTTCATTGCGGCAGATATCCTTGCAATAACATAATTTAGAGCTCTACCGATAAAAGTATCACTGGCGTCTGGATTGAGCTCTTCTTTAGGTGGAATTGTAAAAGTACCTCTCAGCACAAGCTTTATTGGTAAATTTAAAAGCTCTAGTTTGGCTATCTGCCCAGCACTGAAATCGTAATAGATAGATGAAAATTTAGAGACTGTGCCTGAGGCGTTGTATTCAAGGACAGAGAACGGCCTCCCAATCTCAGCTGATAGATTTATAATTGATAGATTTAGATTTGAAGGTAAGTTGCTGAGCTCGAATTCCCCATATAAATTTTCATCTTTGTAGCAAGCGCTAATATTTGTCTCTTCGCTTCCAGACCAAGTTAGAGCTGTTCTTTCAGCAACTTCTTCATAGTAGATATTTCCATATTTTATTCCAGGCGAGAATCTTGCCTCAAACGAATTTAAAGCTTTCACAGGCTGAAATTGCGCGTAGCCTATAAAAATTGAGAGTTCAGAAATTTGTATATCCATATTCCAAGTTATTTGATAAGGTGGTGTTACGTTAATTATGGTCTGCCCGCCCATCGCAAAAGCAACGGCTTCAAGTGTAATATTTTCAGAAATTGCGGTAAAAGAAAAAGTCCCAGGTAAAGAATAGAAATAAAAACCAATTATCCAAATATAAGTTTTATTTTCGTAACTTACGGGTTTGACGAAATAGATCGTCAGGTTATCAAGCTCTCTAGCTCTATAAATATTGATATTTAACCCACCAATCAGGTGAGTGGGTGGTTCCCACCAATCCCTAAAAGGCTCGTTCACTATGCCAGTTAATACTAACGAAACAACAAAGTCGTCGTCGCCATCCCCATCAACATCTATAGAATTATTTTCATGTAGAGTAAATCCCAATTGAGGTATTGCACCGCCAGCTACGCCATCTCTATCAACTTGTAAAATATCATTGTAATAAGTGAATACATAATATCTTCTATCTATAGTGGCTGTTGCAACGTTGATAGTAATATCTTCTAGCAGAGGTTTATCATCAACGCCTCCCAAAAAAACTACTGCATACATAAAATATCTTCCTGAGACAACTTCCTTAACAATTTCCTCAAAATCCGGGAATAGTTGCTTAACCGCCTCTGGAATCACGTCTCTGGAAGACCAAACTGGTACCCAAATCCCGAGAGTAAGGTTATAGGAGACCCCAACAATGATTACAATCTCTGATAAGTGAGGTTGAGTTGTAGGATGCCAAACAACATTTTTCAAAACTGCATTATCTGTCCCTGAATCTAAAGGTGTAGAAATGAACACACCTTGAGCAGCAAGGGTATGCAGTCTAATCATATCATTTGCTATATCTACGTTTTCGCTAAAAGAGCAATTATTCCGAAAGTCAGCAGTTGTTGTATGGGTCCATGGTTTATAAGTAGTTTCTGGAGTGATATTTGCATTCTCAATATCTTCAAATATTCTTGACCATTCAGGCTTTGGCTTACTTATTCTACCTACGTTATAACTTATTTCTTTCGGCGATTTCTTTTCATAACCCCAGTCGAGCTCGTTAACTAAGTTCTCTGCCCTCTCTTTTACTAAGCCACTCGAACTTTCAAATTCTTGCTTCGCAAGCTCAAGTTCTTGCGGTATACCGAAGTCATTCGGTACAATTCTCGTTTCGCCAGTAGGTATAAGCGATGCTAGCTGTACGCTTGTGAGAATTATTGCAACTACAAGAAGTATCACTATAGGCTTTATTATCCTCTGCTTTAGGAAATTCTTTAGCTTAGAACGGATAGAAACAGGAGTAGGTTTGGATGGAGCAAGAGGGGGCTCAGCTTCCTTTACCTCTTTTTCAAGCTTTGGCTTGGCTTCTTCCTTTCTTATCTCTTTCTTGGGTTCGGGCTTAGGCTCTGGCTTTGGGAGCGGCTCCCTTAAAATACCAACAGCTTTACACTCAGGGCATTTAACTTTCAAAGGTCTTTTCTTAGATGTTACTTCTATGATATGTTCGCATTTATGGCATTTGACTTTAACCTTTTCCATCAGTGAGTAAATTCTCTGGCGGATATATAAACTATAGCTCGAAAGATGCGTCTGCCGGGATTTGAACCCGGGCTATGAGCTTGGGAAGCTCAAGTCCTAACCAGACTAGACTACAGACGCTCCAATACCAAAATAACTTTACGCTCGTTTAAAAGTTGCTTTTAGAAGAACTGGTGCGAGCAAAGTAGTAAAGGTATGAAGAAGATAGCAAGCATGCCTATGTCCTTTATCGCAGATAGATCTATTATTGCGCCAATCCAGACGAAAAAACAAAGGTATGAAAAATTAAATCATAACCGGCAATGACATAGTGCCGTTTAGCACTCTAGTTAGTAAAAACGGTCCTAGCAAGATTCCAGCAAGTATTTCTCCAATAACCGTCAGCTGCTTGAGCTTTTCAAATGCATAGCCTAACGCTTTTGCAGCGATAATTGCAAGTGCAATCTCAAGCAGCATTTTCAGACAGAAGTCAAGTCAGGCATGCCGAATCTATAAGAGGGAAAACTTTCGGTGCGAAAATATTAAGGACGTTATGCTCAGTAATTACACCTACAACTTTTCTGCTGCCTTCACTCTTTACAACCCAAATATGGTCTTTACCTCATAAAATCGCTAATACTTTATCCAAAACCGCTTGTCAACAATATCTTCAACTTTAAGCTCGTAAAACGATTCCGTTAATTCCTTCTGCTCAGTCATGGCTTTTAAAAGGCGATAGAATGGCTTAAATATTCTCATTACTATATGAATAAAACGGTGAAAATAAGATTAGCGTAATAAAAGGTATCTCAGAAACTCTATACAAAGCTTACAAAAAGAAGTTAGCGTTGGATGAGTTACTACGTAAAAAAACAGGGCTAAAAATTAACTTGATGAAGCAACTGTCAGATAGTTTCTCTAAAGTTTACGAGAGGAAGCTTACTGAAGAGATCTTAGCAAATCCTCTTCCTAATCATATAGCTATTATAATGGACGGAAATAGAAGATTTGCAGAAAAGCTAGGCTTGAAGCCTATTGAAGGACATGTCATGGGCAGGGATAAACTAGAAGAAGTGCTTGACTGGTGTTTAGAGCTAGGTATAAAGATAGTTACTGTTTATGCGCTTTCTACGGAGAATATTATGAGAACTGCTGAGGAGTTAAAAGCGCTCTTGGAACTTTTCACAGAAAGTTTCAGAAAGGCTGGCGATGATGAAAGAGTACACAGAAACAAAGTAAGAATAAAAGCTATTGGCAGAGTAGATATTTTGCCTAGAGAAGTTCAAGAATCGATAAAATATGCAGAAGATAGGACAAAAGAGCACGAGAATTACTATCTTAACATAGCAATAGCTTACGGGGGCAGGGAGGAAATAGTGCAGGCTGTGAGAGGAATTGCAAATGATGTGAAGGTTGGTAAATTAGATGAAAGCAGTATAAACGAGGAGCTAATATCTTCTTATCTCTATACTAAAGATTTGCCTGATCCTGATTTGATTTTAAGGACTTCTGGTGAGGAAAGAATCTCTAATTTCCTGCTCTGGCAGCTTGCTTATTCAGAACTATATTTTGCAGATGTTTATTGGCCTGAACTTAGAAAGATAGATTTTCTTAGAGCAATAAGAGCTTATCAGCATCGTCAGCGCAGGTTTGGAGAGTAAAATATATATTGAGTTAAAAATCTTTACTTATAAAGATGAAAATAAAAAAGCTTAGCGCTGTGATAGCCTTTGTTCTTATATTGCTCTCGTCCCTGAGTTTTATTCCTTTAAATGCCAAAGGCGCTGTTGTGGAAAGTGATAGCGAAGTACCAATAGCTCTATATTTTCATAGGAATAATACAATGAATACCACTCCGCCAGCCGTAGGCGTAGAGGCGAAAGCATCACTAAAAGATGGTGGATCAATAACTTTTTTCTCTCCTGAGTTGAAAGAGGATCTAACTGTGAACACAATTTACTGCAACGTTAGTTTTTATCTAGAGATCAAAGTTACACAAGTACATACGCCGCACACTGATCCAAACGAAACTGTTGATGTGAAGTTGAGTTTCTCTTTCGAGAATCCAGAGCTGCGTGCAGAGGCTACAGAATGGTTTGAAGACGTTATCGAATGGAGTGGCTGGAAAACAGTCAATCTTACTTACGATAAGACTGGTAAGGTTACATTAAAAAAATATTCTAACTTAACTTTAAAAATCTCTTCAAAAGCGGTTCCCTCGTCAATTCTTGCATACAACTATAATGTAACGCTTTACTACGACGAGAAAAATTACGCATCGCAGGTATCATTTCCTTGTTCGCCGGTAACAGCCACTGTAACTACAGAAGGTGGTACTGAATTCAAGCCTTATGCGCCAACCCCCGAAATACCATTTAAAGGAAACATAAAAGACGCTTTTGACAACGAAGACTTAAAAGAAGTAAGATTAGAAATCAATGGCCCAGGCTATCATTATACTACTCCGCCACTGGAAAATATAACAACCGGCGATTACACCTATAAATGGAACTATTCTGGTGAGAGCTCCAGACTGAAAGCAGGCAACTACACAGCAAGACTTAACGTAATAACTCATCAGCATACATTTTACAAAACCACTAATTTTACGTTTATTGCCTGCGCTTTGGATTCATGGTCAAATCGTACATATGAAACAATACTTGTAGGCAAGTCTGCAAGCTATGCAGTAGCTATAAGAAACACAGGTTCATATGATACTACAGTTACTATCAATATATCTTTCGATATACAAATTATACCCGGCGGAAGTCATTTATGGAACATAACTGTTTTTGACAAAGATAGAGGCGTTATTGTGGGTAACGTAAGTACTAACGCAAGCAGGAGTTTGTATTATGATGTTTACAATTTCAATGGCGGCAGTACTAAAAATCTTATTTTAACTGTAACTTCTGCAGACACCACAATAGGCGTGGATTGGAAATGCAGAGTAGATTTACATGCACGCTCGATTACTCCCGGCCATGAGGCAGATGCGCCGCCAGTTACTATTTTCACTTATATTGCGGCGCCTTACGAAATAAATATCACATGGTCGAAAAGGTATGATTACATACTTGTTAACAGACTATACCAGCTCGAGCTTACTGTAATTAATCTAGGCTCTATGCCGGATTCGGTTGAAATTGTGCTCAACTATACTAATAAAGCTGTCTGGAATATAACCTTAGAAAAGGACATCGTAGAAAATCTTAATCCCTATGGCTCACCAGGCTATTTTAGTGCAGTTAAACTTAACGTTACAGCTAATACCACCGCAGGTGCAGATAATACTACACTAAACATTACTGCAGAATCTGTTTACGCGCCACTGGATTATAAAGCCAACTGGACTAATAAGACACTCAAATATTTAACTCTAGAGCTTAAGCGCGCGTTCGGAATATCTCTGCCTGATGTGGGTGAGTATACTAAGAATGTAGATGTGAAAGTTTCTCAAGATCAAGCGCAATATACAATCGCTCTAGAAACTAATGACGAGATTCCTCATTTGGTTAGGCTAACTGCAAACGCAACTCCTCCTTTAACCGCAACTCTTGAAAGTACTTACGTAGAAGTCTCTAAAGCTACTCGTAAGGAAGTAATTTTAACAGTTACAGCTCCTAAAGGAACTCGCGCAGGCAGCTATACAACAATTATAAACGTGGGTATTGAGGTAGAAGGTATCGTTAGTCCGGAGCATACTAAAACGAAATCTGTAATTACAATTGTAAATACTTACTATGATATAGACGTGGTATGGTCTGACGAAAACATCAAGGTTATTAATCTTACCGCCTCTCCAGGCGCTACGATAACGAAGAGCTTAAAAGTAACTAATAAAGGCAATAATTTTACAGATGTCGCTCTATTTCTGGCTAAGGGTTGGGAATATGCTAGTTTAGAAACAGAGCGTATAGATGGATTGGCGCCAGCCCCCAACAACACCTGTAAAATAGATATAATTTTGAAAATACCTAGTGATGCAAAGCACGGCCAGAAAATTCTAATTGAAGTAAGAGCTACTGCTTATGGCGAAACAGAAACTACAACTCTTATAATTGAAGTTACTAAAACAGAGCTGGAGCGCTTTTGGGACATTCTAGCTCAGATGGCTCATTTCATTATACTTTTAATCGCTGTTATTGTTGTTTTTGTAACGATGTGGCTGAAGAGAAGGAAGTAGTAGAAGAAACTCTTCAGAGAAAGAAAAAGTAGGTCAAAGTTTTGTCTTTTTGAAAAGCAGTGAAAATATTATTAATATAGCAAATCATTTCTCTAAAAAGGTGAACTGGCAAAATGAGCGCAAAAGGAGTTTGGGTCGCATATTTGGCTTTGGGACTGCTCGTTGCTGGATTGGTAGTAAGTGCGCAGCAAAATATCTGGAATCAGAATGAGAAGAATATTGTGAAGGCAAGCGGAGACGAAATAATAGATAGTGCGATAACATGGTTTAATTTAACTAAGATTATGGATGGCAATCTCACAATAACTTCAACTGGTAAACTCACGCTCAGAAATGTTACCCTGATAATGAACTGCACAATAAACGGTCAATATTATATTGAAGTACAGAGCGGCGGAGAAATGTACATTTTGAACAATTCTAACATAACTTCTGCGAGAGAGTTTCATTATCTTTTCTGGGTGCGCAATAATAGCACATTTGAAATGAGGGATAGTGAGTTCCACGGGTGCGGGTACGCTAACTGGACAGAGCCAAGTCATAGAGGACTATTCATTCAAGCGAATAATACAGTGATAGCAAATAATCTGATTTCAAATAACTATTATGGGATATTCCTTTATCAATCTTCGGATGGACTAATTCTCGATAATAACATAAGTTCGAACCAAGATGGTATAGAACTTTACTACTCCACTAACAACCTAATATCTAACAATCAAATAAGTTCGAGTATCTCTGTGGGCATCTATCTAGATATTAGTTCTACGCACAATATTTTATTGAACAATACTATTAAAGGCGATGGAATTTCAGGTGATTATGGTATCGTCGTCTCTCAATCAAATAATAATACAATTTCAAACAATAAAGTAAGCTCAGAAGATTATGGTATCTATCTCGATAGCTCAGGCAATATTACCATCGTAAACTGTAGTGTATTAAACAGCGAAACGGGTATATCGCTCGAGGACTACTCTCACAATAATCGATTAATCAGTAACGAAATACGCAATAACAAATACGATGGCATCAGGCTAGATAATTCTGACAACAACACATTAATTGGAAATCTATTATACAACAATTCTTATGATGATGCTTACGGCGGGATTCGTCTCTCCCACAGTGATAATAATTTGATATTTAATTGCTCCATGATCAATAACTTTTATAATGGGATTATAATTAGTCACTCGAGCAGCAATATCGTTGATAGCTGCAATATTTCTGGTAATGAACATAACGGGACAAGAGTTGAGTTTTCTAAAAACAATGCAATTGTAAATTCAACTATCTCTGGCAATTATTCTAATCTGAGCTATCGCGATATTTACTTGTGGGGCGACTCAATACTGAGCCTTGTGAATACTACATTTAACAGTTCGAGCGTGTTCATCATCTCGCCTCTCGCTATACTCAATGTTTCTTGGTATTTGAACGTTAAAGTTATAGACACTGATGCAAAGCCAATCCATTATGCTAACGTTGCTGTTAGAGATAATCATAGCAAATTAGTAGGAAATTTTGCAACTGATAAAGGAGGCTGGGCGAAATATATTCCTTGCATGGCATATAGTGAGAACATTACCGGCAGAGATTACTCAATGAACAATCACAGTATAGTCGTTGGTAATAACACTCAGAGCCATAATATGTCAGAAAACCAAGAGATAGTCATGCCTGTAAGCTATTTCTCTATAGCAAGTCCTGTCCCAACTGCTCTGAGCTACGAAAACTATCTAATTGTGCAAGAAAATAATCTGACAATCACTGAAAACGGAACTCTAACCTTGAGCAATATAACTCTAAAAATGAACTGTAGCTATAACGGCTCACTTGCTATTGAAGTTTTGAGCGGTGGTGAAATGTATATTCTCAACAACTCAAACATCACCTCAACAAATTCAAACAATCATTATCTTTTCTGGGTGCGCAATGATAGCAAATTTGAGATGAGGGATTCTGAGTTGAGTGAGTGCGGATACGACTACCCTTATGACTCTGCGGGGCTTTGGGTAAATACAGATAATGCTATCATAGAAAACTCCACTCTTTCATGGAATTATAAAGGAATAATCTTAGACTGCTCCAATTGGAGTACCATTTCAAACACTACTATTTCATATAACAACAATGACGGGGTTGACATTATCTCCGCTATGAATAGCAGTATAGCAAACTGCACAATAAATAACAATTGTCGTGGCATCGTTTTGGACTATTCTATAAACAACATCGTAATAGACTGTACAATTTACAATGTTTTTGGTGGTTTTCATCTTGAATATTCTTCATATAATATAATCACGAACTGTACAATCTACGACTCTGACATCGGCATCTATCTTGGACTTTCTTCGGTGAACATCATAACAAACTGTGTAATTTACAATGGCTCTCAGGGCATCCAATTTTCTTTTTCTTTAAATAATATTGTAGAAAATTGCGCAATCTACAACAGCTCCGGGTGGGGCATCTATATGTCCTCCTCGTCGGATTACAACAATATAATAAAATGCACGATTTATAATAACAGCTACAATGGTATAAAAATTGTTTACTCCTCAAACAACACCATAACAAATTGTACGATCTATAATAACTCCCCCTACGGCATCCATATTTACTGGACATATTTAACCATTTATCCGTGCCCAAATAATACCAAAATCATAAACTGCGCCATTTATAACAACTCATGGGCTGGCATTAAAATAGATTCTTCTCTAAACACCGATATAATAAACTGCGTAATTTATAACAGTTCTTCTGGCATCTCTCTCTACAATTCTTCAAATAACGTTATGACAAACTCTAGTATCTATAACAATTTTTACGATTTATATTTATCTGAGCATTCCATGCTTCACTGTCTCAATACTACGTTCGATAAATCTAAAGTTCAGTTTCCCTTTGGCGACTACAACTCCACTCTCAACGTCTCTTGGTATCTGCACATTAACGTTCTCTGGAACAACAGCGTTCCTGCAGAAGAGGCGAACGTTAGCGTTCGAGATTTTAATTGTACATTTGATATGATAAATAGAATAACTGATCTATTTGGCTGGGTGAAAGACATAGTTGTTCAGGAATACACTCAAAATCAGACAAATACTACATACTTTATTCCTTATAATGTAAATGCTTCTCAAGGCGCTTTCTGGAATTCAACTTCTATACCAATAACTAATACTCTAGAGCTTATACTTTACCTTAATCAACCGTTTCCGCATAACGCGCCTGAAATCTCGGATATATCACCGGATCTAAAATATACAATAACAGAAGGCGTTAGAGTTGAGTTTAAATTCAACATCTTTCATCAAAATAATTTAACTCTAACTTACTATTGGTATTTTAGTGACGTAGAAGTGAAAAACAACACTCTAGAAAACACTAATATCACGCAAGAACTCAACTGGAGCAAATATTTTGACTATCTTTCTGGCAGCGAAATCGGTACTGAATATAAAATCAAAATTAAAATTTCAGACAGCAATGCAACTGTATCTAGGACTTGGAAAGTAATAGTGATAAATATCGATGCTCCACCTGAAATTACATCTTACGAGCCGAAATGGTATACTATGAGCATAACTGAAGAGCAAATAATAACTTTTACTGTCGTGGTTTTCGAAGCAGACTGCGATGCTATAAGCTATTGGTGGTATGTTTATTACGAAAATGTAACTGAGTGGGTTAAAACATATGGCGGAGTTAATGCTACAGGCACGCAATCGTTCGGACCTTTTGATGCAGCTGGGAATTATACTGTGTTGGTAAATGTTTCTAGTTACAATGCAACTCTTAATGAGAGTTTAACTGTCACACATAATTGGCTTTTGAGGGTTTGGAATGTAACTGAGTTAAGCCAGCAGCTCGCTAACTTACAGCAGCAAATAAATACGATGAACGATACGATAACAAATTTAAATTCAAACCTTACTCAATCAAACGCTACTATTAGCTCTTTACAAGACCAGCTTGACACACTAAACGGTACTGTTAGTAATCTAAGCGCTCAAATATCTGACTTAAATACACAGTTGTGTGACGCGATGAGAAGGAGAAATGAATCAATAGCTGCGGAGGACGAGGCTAAGCGTATAGCAGCTGAAGCGCTAAAAGCCATGCATGAAGCTCAGTATAGACTTGCAGCTGGCGTTATCGGTGGCGTACTAGCAGGTATTTTTGCAGGCGCTTTCGTTTTAGCGCTATCGACGAGGCGCAAGAAGAAATGAAATTCCAATTTCTTGGCGGCGCTGAGGAGGTAGGCAAGCTAGGCCTGATAGTAGAGCTCGATGCCACTAAATTGTTGCTCGATTATGGCTTCACACCAGGCAAACCACCTAAATACCCTTTAGAAGCTCCAAACGTTGATTTAGCGCTACTCAGCCATTGTCATGTAGACCATTCTGGAATGCTCCCCTGGCTATGCTCAAAATACAATACCCCAGTTCTCAGCACCTCGCTAACAGCATGGCTGACCCAGGTGCTTGCTTTAGATAGTTTAAAAGTAGCTAGACTTGAAGGCTATGCCTCGCCTTACCAAAAACCTGATATACGCAAAATGATGAGAAACTTTAGTTTTGTTAAATATAATGATGTGCTTGATCTAGCGGGCTTAGAAATAAAATTCCATTCCAGTGGTCACATACCTGGCTCTGTGATGTTCGAGCTCAGAGGTGAAAAAATTTCTCTTTTTACAAGCGATTTAAATACAATCAACACCCAGCTTGTATGGGGCGCGCACCCTGTAAAATGCGATTATCTGTTTATAGAAGGCACTTACGCAGGTAGAGAGCATGTAGATCGAAGAGAGATAGAGCGAAAATTTCTAGCGAAGGTGGAGGAGGTCGTTAATCGCGGCGGCAAGGCAATAGTGCCTGTGTTTGCTGTCGGAAGAGCTCAAGAGCTCATGCTTGTGCTTGAAAATACTAGGTACGATAAATGGCTTGATGGTATGGGAAAGAAAATAAACGAGTTATTTCTTGATGAGCCTAGATATTTACGCAACCCAAAAGGCTTGCAAAAAGTAATGACGAAAACAAAGGTCGTTCGTTCAGATGTGACAAGGAGGAGGGCGATAAAAGAAGCCGATGTGATAATTACCACTAGTGGCATGCTTGACGGCGGCCCTGTGCTTGAATACATTAAAAATCTCAACCAGCCTAGAAATGCAATTTTACTTACTGGTTATCAGGTAAAAGGCTCAAATGGAAGAAGACTCTTAGGTGAAAGAAAATTAGATTTTCAAGGCGTGCTACAAAAAATTGATTGCGAAGTTGAATATTTTGACTTCTCAGCCCACTGCGGCCATAAAGAGCTAGTGAGCTTTGTTAAAGGCTGCGAGCCTGAAAAAGTCATAATTTATCATTCTGATAATAGAGAGAAACTTGCAGAAGCGCTAAGCGAATACGAGGTTCACTTGCCTAAAAACGGCGAGTTCGTAGAACTACGATAGGTATTTATATCGGAAACAACAATTAGTTACAATAAGAGAGAATGCGTATAAGATTTTCACACATAGTAGTGTGCATAACGTTAGTGCTTTTTCTAAATGCATTCTATATTCCACATGCATCAGCACCTACACCTAAAGCTGCAACCACCCTAAATATCAATTGGCCGATTTGGGCAATGCCTGCAACTCGCGCTAAAGGCAGCTATTTCATTCTTAATGTAAGTTCTGATGCAAGCGCTAGTTCTGTATGGAACGTTACCGTATCAACAGAATACGATTCTTACGAGCTACCTGTCACTGCAGTCTCTTCCCCTGCAACTAACATATGGGAGCTGAATATTACAGTTCCTACAGAACTTCGCACAGACCTTTATAATCTTACAGTTACTGTAGATGGGATAAGTGATTCTGAGCCTCATGCAATCTCAGTAGTTAATGCGCTGAAGGATAAGTTTACTATAATTCAACTTACAGATACTCATATAGGCTCTTTATCAGGAGGAAGTACTTATAAAGATCTAGCAAACGTGCTGAGAGAATTAAATCTAATTAAGCCTGAACTTGTAATAGTTACTGGCGACTGCTGCGATAAAGAGCCTACCTGGTGGTCTGATCAAGAATTTCCTGCAAACGAGCAAGACCAGAAATTCAGAGAAGTAATGCTTAGCTTGAAAGTTCCTGTTTATATAGTAAACGGGAACCATGATTATGACTATTCCGGCGATAGCAGTATAGAAGATTTTAGAAAATGGATAAATCCCTACTCAGATATATGTTTCACATACGGTAATTATAGGTTTATAGGCCTAGACTCGGGACGCTATGTGAACCTTATTAATTCAAACGGGCAAGGGCTGAGAAAT
Protein-coding sequences here:
- a CDS encoding right-handed parallel beta-helix repeat-containing protein; this translates as MSAKGVWVAYLALGLLVAGLVVSAQQNIWNQNEKNIVKASGDEIIDSAITWFNLTKIMDGNLTITSTGKLTLRNVTLIMNCTINGQYYIEVQSGGEMYILNNSNITSAREFHYLFWVRNNSTFEMRDSEFHGCGYANWTEPSHRGLFIQANNTVIANNLISNNYYGIFLYQSSDGLILDNNISSNQDGIELYYSTNNLISNNQISSSISVGIYLDISSTHNILLNNTIKGDGISGDYGIVVSQSNNNTISNNKVSSEDYGIYLDSSGNITIVNCSVLNSETGISLEDYSHNNRLISNEIRNNKYDGIRLDNSDNNTLIGNLLYNNSYDDAYGGIRLSHSDNNLIFNCSMINNFYNGIIISHSSSNIVDSCNISGNEHNGTRVEFSKNNAIVNSTISGNYSNLSYRDIYLWGDSILSLVNTTFNSSSVFIISPLAILNVSWYLNVKVIDTDAKPIHYANVAVRDNHSKLVGNFATDKGGWAKYIPCMAYSENITGRDYSMNNHSIVVGNNTQSHNMSENQEIVMPVSYFSIASPVPTALSYENYLIVQENNLTITENGTLTLSNITLKMNCSYNGSLAIEVLSGGEMYILNNSNITSTNSNNHYLFWVRNDSKFEMRDSELSECGYDYPYDSAGLWVNTDNAIIENSTLSWNYKGIILDCSNWSTISNTTISYNNNDGVDIISAMNSSIANCTINNNCRGIVLDYSINNIVIDCTIYNVFGGFHLEYSSYNIITNCTIYDSDIGIYLGLSSVNIITNCVIYNGSQGIQFSFSLNNIVENCAIYNSSGWGIYMSSSSDYNNIIKCTIYNNSYNGIKIVYSSNNTITNCTIYNNSPYGIHIYWTYLTIYPCPNNTKIINCAIYNNSWAGIKIDSSLNTDIINCVIYNSSSGISLYNSSNNVMTNSSIYNNFYDLYLSEHSMLHCLNTTFDKSKVQFPFGDYNSTLNVSWYLHINVLWNNSVPAEEANVSVRDFNCTFDMINRITDLFGWVKDIVVQEYTQNQTNTTYFIPYNVNASQGAFWNSTSIPITNTLELILYLNQPFPHNAPEISDISPDLKYTITEGVRVEFKFNIFHQNNLTLTYYWYFSDVEVKNNTLENTNITQELNWSKYFDYLSGSEIGTEYKIKIKISDSNATVSRTWKVIVINIDAPPEITSYEPKWYTMSITEEQIITFTVVVFEADCDAISYWWYVYYENVTEWVKTYGGVNATGTQSFGPFDAAGNYTVLVNVSSYNATLNESLTVTHNWLLRVWNVTELSQQLANLQQQINTMNDTITNLNSNLTQSNATISSLQDQLDTLNGTVSNLSAQISDLNTQLCDAMRRRNESIAAEDEAKRIAAEALKAMHEAQYRLAAGVIGGVLAGIFAGAFVLALSTRRKKK
- the uppS gene encoding polyprenyl diphosphate synthase, whose translation is MNLMKQLSDSFSKVYERKLTEEILANPLPNHIAIIMDGNRRFAEKLGLKPIEGHVMGRDKLEEVLDWCLELGIKIVTVYALSTENIMRTAEELKALLELFTESFRKAGDDERVHRNKVRIKAIGRVDILPREVQESIKYAEDRTKEHENYYLNIAIAYGGREEIVQAVRGIANDVKVGKLDESSINEELISSYLYTKDLPDPDLILRTSGEERISNFLLWQLAYSELYFADVYWPELRKIDFLRAIRAYQHRQRRFGE
- a CDS encoding MBL fold metallo-hydrolase, giving the protein MKFQFLGGAEEVGKLGLIVELDATKLLLDYGFTPGKPPKYPLEAPNVDLALLSHCHVDHSGMLPWLCSKYNTPVLSTSLTAWLTQVLALDSLKVARLEGYASPYQKPDIRKMMRNFSFVKYNDVLDLAGLEIKFHSSGHIPGSVMFELRGEKISLFTSDLNTINTQLVWGAHPVKCDYLFIEGTYAGREHVDRREIERKFLAKVEEVVNRGGKAIVPVFAVGRAQELMLVLENTRYDKWLDGMGKKINELFLDEPRYLRNPKGLQKVMTKTKVVRSDVTRRRAIKEADVIITTSGMLDGGPVLEYIKNLNQPRNAILLTGYQVKGSNGRRLLGERKLDFQGVLQKIDCEVEYFDFSAHCGHKELVSFVKGCEPEKVIIYHSDNREKLAEALSEYEVHLPKNGEFVELR